In the Sebastes fasciatus isolate fSebFas1 chromosome 12, fSebFas1.pri, whole genome shotgun sequence genome, AAGCACCAAATTTCCAAGCCAGAAATCCCAGGATGTAATCCCAAGTGAGTCGATTTAGCACTAGCGCTTCTCTCAGGCGTGTCAGCTGGTCTGGTCCTCAAAGCGCCAAGCATATCACGAACTAcgtgctttttttttgtgtgtattattTACAGAAGCATATACACTCTATGCAGGGTGCTTCAATACCCCCACAAATCTTTTAGGCTCTTAGTGAACACACGTCTTGATGCAACTCAACAGCCACCAAACTAAGACTGAACCAAAGAGATTGGCAAGGTTCCCagccattaaaaataatacaagGATATACTCAGCTGGCTCTTGCCCTTGGCCGCTAACAGGAGCGTGTGTACATGGATTGTCGGGACAgcaaaaaggaaaggaaaggaaggaaggaaggaaggaagtgtGACTGTGGACGTTTCAGGGCCtcgtgtgtttgttttgataCTTCCTATCACTAAGCAGATACCCCACTCccgttaaaaacaaaaaaaaaacatgttaaatttCTTTTTCTGTTACATGTTACAATCATGCAGCATATTTAGAGAGAAGAGCAAAGGGAGTCAAGAATTAAAGCAACatgagcagagagaaagagaaaaaaaaagtggtgcTTCAAACCCCCGCTTGGCTGAAACTGCAGCAGATGACCTCGGGTTTTGTTTGACGAAAAAGGTGACCGAAGGATGAGATGATAAGGACGCCTCGATTCGTTTTTCCCCCATTTCCCAATATGGTGTCAGCGAATGCTAAAGAACTCTTAAGCTAGGCAGCTGCCCCTCACAGATTTGGTATGCAAGCGGTTATTCACATACATCTTTCCAACCCCTCCCCGCCGAAGCCAGCCACCAGCATAGATAGGGAACATAAAGATCAGAGAACGCGCTGCGATCATGGTTCCTAACTCCCTTACACACATCATTTTGGTGTCATTtaggatgcaaaaaaaaaagaacaaagcaTACTATACAGACTACAAAGTGCATTAACTCACCCCATCCAACCCCTGCCCGCTGACACACCTACTGTGATGCATCTTGGAACACCGAAAAACCAAGACATAAGGGAGGCGGTAGAGCAGAGTGCGCAGAGGGGGCAGAGCTGTGCGTGGTGGGAAGGCAGAGAAGGCTGCGACCTCCATCCATCCGCCGCCTAaacctccatccctccctcccaccccgCCCCACCCACATACAAGCAAAATGGAGTTTCAACTTATACAACTCTGCCCGACATGTTAAAGCCAGTGGTGCCTGGGGATGAGAAAGGGAAGAGAGGGGTAGGGGATGGACATATTGGGGACACGGGTgaggaggagggacattttgACGGGAGCCCCAGGGGGGGTGAGGGTGCTTCTGGGTCGATGGGAGGCTAGCCGGCTAGCTTGCTGGTCACCAAGGAGGACTTCCTCTGGGGCAGGTCCTGCGGCGTGGGAATGTGGTCGCCGGTCACCAGGTTCTTGTCGGGCCCTGCCACGGGAAGCTTCTTCATCTTGGCCTTGGCCATGTTGTAGTCGCCTGAGTCAAAGTACTTTTGCTGTGTGAGACAAGAGATAAGAGGTGAGACATGCTGCTTACTGATTTCAGTGGagcaaagaaaacaagacaaCATGGATTTGACTTATGTCTTAAACAATACTCACATGCCCATATGTACATTGAAAGAGTTATCAGTCCCTGCAATTGTTCCTCGTGTCCATTCTGGCCCCGTGGAGGACCTTTCCCAATGCAATCCCAATATAAGTGATGtaggacaaaatccacagtcctcatTCTGTGCAAAAATGTATTCAAAGTTCAGCTAAAGCTAATATGAGTCAGGCCCGTTGCTTGCTTCTCACGCTGGGCTTGCCTGTGGCATTACCTGCCTCCTTCCCATATGTTTGTTGCAGATTTGTTCACAGGACCAACTACAGCATCGGAGAGCAATGGCGAATCCTGCACGGACAAATGCTCAACTTGCAAGCGTATGCAAAAAATAGACCTAATTGTTGCAGACAGTGCGCCTACAACCGCAGAGGGGATGGCGCACGGTTTGCCACATGGACAATACTGTGCAATACTGTACATTTCGTTCATTTTCACGAATCAACGGCGTATTATCAATACAAAGTCAGATGACGGAccctacaaactgaaagtgaaagtgtctgtcAGAGTAgtagtcagatttcacacacatagGACGAGAAAGAGTTGACAGataagacgatggcggaggatttggtgtcaaagcgaaaaaaCTAAAGCGGCTATTTgtcaatatttcagatttaaacccaattcTATAAGGGAAACATAATGTTAATGAGTTAATAATCgccgtgaggaggacggagcggtcgcAGACAGTGTGCGCGGTGCAGCTGCgtcaggtggaaacctgcagccctgCAGCGATCTGTAACACCGgcgttgtcacaagtttattaaccggtgggaaaatctCCTCaacgtgacatccctactttaGTCAAATCAGGTTGTTATGTTTCAGAGTTTGAGTCTTGTTAGTATGAAATTACCTGGAATGCATTTTTGCACACCAGGGATGTGGATTGTGTACCCCATCTCTTAAAgtggaatattttcacagccAGTATGGACTGGAGGAATTATTACAGTGAGTAGTATCAAGATGGACTTGTGAAATGTAACCTATTCTTTAAACACCAAAACATGAAAGGGTTCaattatttaactttttaatgGAATGATCAAGTGGAGTATTGTTTTTGCAGATTCAATCCCCCCCCTCCTTTGATATAATCAGTCCCTGGGAGTTATCTCATGATTAAGTACTGCAATTTACTTTTTGGCTTTCCCCTCAGCCCGCCTCAGCTACTCCTACTCCTTGTCAGTGATTTCCCAGATTGACTTTCAACAATCTCCAGAGGTGGAAGTTCTCtgtaacatacagtacacagcTCGTGTAGGTGGAGAGAGCAACACTTTTTTTCCAGATGAGGAaaagtgagagaggagagagaacgaTGCCGTTGTCTACCCTGCTGTTCAAATTACAGATAAAATAATCTGCCAAACAGGCTGTTGTATTTCACATGCCACCAATGTGGctgcattgcattctggtctaCTGAGGTTCAGTTGATGGAgaaattatttttctctctgcttCAATGGATTTAGCCCTAGAGGATTGTTGAATGGACTACAACATGGCAGCTCTAGATAGAAGCCCTTGCTCTTTGGTTGTGAAGGACACATAACGTTTATCATgttttaaggccctgacacaccaagcggACGGTCGGCCGCTGGCCAGTTTGGGGCCCTTGGTAAGCGTCTGTCGccttttttggccgattcagcatttTGAATCGGCGACGGAACTCGTCAGtgaaagaaatcactctgattggctgttcagtttaagtgaatcagtgcacgagaagagagacagaagtgaggaaagcaagcaaacgagtaaagtcaagagggcacacacCCGGCTTGGAGTCCTTCTGTGTGgggtttgcatgttctccctgtgttagcgtgggttttcttccggcttcctcccacagtccaaagacattcaggtcaggttaactgttgactctaaattgcccttAGGTGTCCTGAGTGATCCAATCagaagtggacagctttaagtatgtTTGTTCACACcaggcattagaatgcgtcatccatgcgtctccagtgactacttgtgatcagatctcacttgatgtaatattacatgaatgtcagtagtaatatcctacatattcgtgaattcgggaacatcaaaataaaaggttattgtattAGTAGTCCCTGGGGACCTCCGTGCTGCcggcaccgctgcctttgccgGGCAACAGCAGGGTACAgggcttcagagagccggggatgagagcgaGCGAGCGGGCATCAGCCCCGTGAAAAGCACGGGGACAAAAccaccgacacatctccgacagtatgataatgcactttgcgtgcctagtcttatttcatgtacgtatcataacaacggcttgtatatccgtaTGTATGTCCTCAGTCTTCTGGTTTCTgcttttgaatgatgaatacagactactgctaCCTGCTGGTGTAGTTATATCCtctcatgcaggcgcagaacgtatgtGGTAattggccgttggctgtagttTTTGCAACGTGTTCGAGCATATCTTCTTGGTCAAAACACAGGCGACGGGAGGCAACGCAACAATCAACCTTCATCTCGGTTAGTTCTTTGTTGGTTCGGTGTGTCTAGGCCATTTTTTACAATAAAACTCCATAGTAGCCAAGCTAGAAACATCTCAATATGATGTCTATATGAGGTCAGTTATCTGCAAGATTACGACAAATATAAAAGGAAGTGAAGGAAGGAATTTTGCTTTTCCAACAGTGCTTTGGGTTTTTCAAGGTGATTTTTCAGTGACAGTGATGCGTTTCATCACAGAACCTGAGACCTGGTCACCTACCCCTTTCTGTAGTCTCTTCATCAGGAAGTCTGAGCCGCCGGGCTTCTGGCCCAGGCCGGGGTACTTTGCCTTCAGCTTGGCCTCCTCTGCCTTCACAGGGTTTGCATTTTTCTCCTGGGAGTCCTGTGGAGACAAGAACAAACGAACATAAGCACTCCTCCTTTGCAGAAAACAGGGCCCCATTCATCCGATACATCTTTTGAAAAAGTTAAGCACAACTGGAACAGCTGTTGTTTATGTGCCAGGCACTCATTTATGGTCAGCCTAAAAATCCAAAAATGCTGCTTCTACACAAACACCTAAATTCCTGCAGTAAAGTCTACGGTGATAAACAGGACCACTTCACTCTTCAGAAATACTAAAACTGCTCTTGAAAACTCTGCTACGAAGTGGGCTAAAATACTGTGACAATGACTAGCGGGAACTGAAGATACTTCATGAAAGTATGAGTCACAACATGAATGTTCTTCTGTTACAGTCTTTCATATTAACATCATAACTGAGAGGAATAAAGGAATAACTCAAGATGTGGTCAAAGCttggaacaaaaacacatctgAAAATAAGAGGTCTAAATGATTTTTGGAAGCTCACATTGATAACAACTAATGCCTTCTTTGGTAATCATGTTGACAAGGATTTTGTGCAGAACAGCAACATGTCTGCATCTGTTAAATCTATAACTAGTCGATGAAGAATGAACTCTGACCCTCGCAAGTCTATACAAGTCCTGTTCAACATGAACCTATTACTGTAAAGCAATAAAGTGTCCCACATAAGAAAACTTTCAGCACAATTTGTGCTTACAATTAAATCCTGCAACTTCCCGTTAAGCATGATGAGCAAGTCATGTTAATTGCTAAAACACAAGTTTTCATCTGCTGTTATTTCCAGTTAATGTGGACATAAACCTTGTTTTCTGCTTCCTGTGGGGGGTCACGCTTTGGCTGCAATAAATATCAACGTTTACAGTAAATACCATGACTCCTTGTTTTCTGTTATTGTGCATTCATTGGTTATATATTTATGTCTTTCTTTTAGAGAAAAATATGAGAATTGAGGTCAAGAAACAATAACTTGACAATGCTTTTGAGATCTCACGACACCAGGACGCGGTTACAGACGCCTGACACTAGCCAAGTCCCTGTCAGGTAGATATT is a window encoding:
- the ensab gene encoding endosulfine alpha b → MSSENLDSDTQVDYEDEKQDSQEKNANPVKAEEAKLKAKYPGLGQKPGGSDFLMKRLQKGQKYFDSGDYNMAKAKMKKLPVAGPDKNLVTGDHIPTPQDLPQRKSSLVTSKLAG